One Acanthochromis polyacanthus isolate Apoly-LR-REF ecotype Palm Island chromosome 6, KAUST_Apoly_ChrSc, whole genome shotgun sequence DNA segment encodes these proteins:
- the tfcp2 gene encoding transcription factor CP2 isoform X2: MFCVQLPRQPLNCMMKHSPTSTKSIIRVVFHDRRLQYTEHQQLEGWRWNRPGDRILDLDIPMSVGIIDPRANPTQLNTVEFLWDPSKRTSVFIQVHCISTEFTMRKHGGEKGVPFRIQIDTFKENESEEYTEHLHSASCQVKVFKPKGADRKQKTDREKMEKRAPQEKEKYQPSYETTILTECSPWPEVTYVNNSPSPGFNSTHNSFPVAEGNGSPNHQPELVIQVADNLLPTATPQDAQQWLHRNRFSPFCRLFTNFSGADLLKLTREDVIQICGPADGIRLFNALKGRVVRPRLTIYVCQESQQAREQQPKHENGDAAANTFFVYHAIYLEELTASELTEKIAQLFNISPRQINQIFKQGPTGIHVLVSDEMIQNFQDEVCFVLDTMKDDSNDGYHIILK; the protein is encoded by the exons ATGTTCTGTGTGCAGCTACCTCGCCAGCCGTTAAACTGCATGATGAAACACTCACCTACCTCAACCAAG AGCATTATTCGTGTGGTGTTTCATGACCGACGACTTCAGTACACAGAGCACCAGCAGCTAGAAGGCTGGCGCTGGAACAGGCCTGGGGATCGCATCCTCGACTTGG ATATTCCCATGTCAGTTGGAATAATCGACCCCAGGGCTAACCCTACTCAGCTTAACACTGTGGAGTTCCTTTGGGACCCATCAAAAAGAACCTCAGTTTTTATCCAG gTTCACTGCATCAGCACAGAGTTCACCATGCGCAAGCACGGAGGAGAAAAGGGCGTGCCTTTCCGCATCCAGATTGACACGTTTAAAGAGAATGAGAGCGAGGAGTACACAGAACATCTCCACTCTGCCTCCTGCCAGGTCAAAGTCTTCAAG CCTAAAGGAGCAGACAGGAAGCAGAAGACGGATCgggagaagatggagaagaggGCGCCGCAGGAAAAGGAGAAGTACCAGCCCTCCTATGAAACCACGATCCTGACAGAG TGCTCTCCCTGGCCTGAAGTCACATATGTCAACAATTCTCCCTCTCCTGGCTTCAATAGCACACACAACAGCTTTCCTGTTGCTGAAGG AAATGGATCACCAAACCATCAACCTGAGCTCGTCATTCAGGTAGCAGAt aatTTGTTACCCACAGCGACACCGCAGGATGCACAGCAGTGGCTTCATAGAAACCGCTTCTCACCCTTCTGCCGACTCTTCACCAACTTCTCAG GGGCAGACCTGTTAAAACTGACCAGGGAGGATGTTATTCAGATCTGTGGGCCAGCTGATGGTATCAGACTCTTCAATGCACTGAAGGGACG GGTGGTACGTCCAAGGCTGACCATCTATGTTTGCCAGGAGTCTCAGCAGGCACGGGAACAGCAACCAAAACACGAAAATGGGGATGCTGCTGCCAACACTTTCTTTG TATATCATGCTATTTACCTGGAGGAGCTCACTGCCAGCGAGCTGACAGAGAAGATTGCTCAGCTCTTCAACATCTCGCCCCGGCAGATAAATCAGATCTTTAAACAGGGCCCCACTGGCATTCATGTGCTGGTTAGTGATGAG atgatTCAGAACTTTCAAGATGaagtatgttttgttttagacACAATGAAAG ATGACTCAAATGATGGCTACCACATCATCCTGAAGTGA
- the csrnp2 gene encoding cysteine/serine-rich nuclear protein 2 isoform X2, with translation MEAGSSLSLKRRYEEVDNSSPFSTPKDSDDDISSSDSADSCDSLNPPSSTAFTPTSILRQHKPSPGGKRVRFDVVTVYYFPRRQGFTSVPSQGGSSLGMARHHSSIRHYTLGEFAREQETSHRHTLRQHLRQEKLNARKMKLTRNGTVECAQADLLTLEDVSDEDLDVDGVEVDDCFFLQPLPTKRRRALLRASGIARIDAREKTELRAIRLSREECGCDCRLYCDPRHCGCSQAGIKCQVDRMSFPCGCSRDGCGNVAGRIEFNPLRVRTHYLHTIMKLDLEKRRMLIQGAGDQYAESDPTSSPSSTCPTSPDLSSVVGLDSELEESEVHSVVEVQDLLAEQDILEQENETAVLHLQSAEEQERREREEAEGETVQPELSAAGLTEQPLCLLPSALGGEISEAAEVPGVEQVLLQGPFPTGATVLCITDNQEESPSDLLKDSTSLLYYQLSPIEPAAFQTLPRAEEEEQARELDVGGDEFVERKQDGGEERKEDKHEDNTFRQSLSKSLTNVILCSEECVAVVKETPPSPQPILPEEQRQEESCLEKDVVPLPPEV, from the exons ATGGAGGCAGGTTCGTCCCTCAGCCTCAAACGACGATATGAAGAGGTGGACAACAGCTCTCCATTCTCTACGCCCAAGGACTCTGACGATGACATCTCCAGCAGTGACAGCGCTGACAGCTGTGACAGCCTTAACCCACCCTCCAGCACCGCATTTACCC CCACCTCCATCCTCAGACAGCACAAGCCGTCTCCGGGGGGTAAGCGGGTACGTTTCGATGTGGTGACGGTGTATTACTTCCCCCGGCGGCAGGGCTTCACCAGCGTGCCCAGCCAAGGGGGCAGCTCGCTGGGCATGGCCCGCCACCACTCCTCCATCAGACACTACACGCTGGGAGAGTTTGCACGTGAACAGGAAACCAGCCACCGTCACACTTTGCGGCAACACCTGCGCCAGGAGAAGCTCAATGCTCGCAAGATGAAG CTGACGAGGAACGGCACGGTGGAGTGCGCTCAGGCAGACCTGCTGACTCTGGAGGACGTGTCAGACGAGGACCTGGACGTGGACGGCGTGGAGGTGGACGACTGCTTCTTCCTTCAGCCGCTGCCCACAAAGCGCCGTCGGGCCCTGCTGCGAGCCTCTGGTATCGCCCGCATAGACGCGCGAGAGAAAACCGAGCTCAGAGCCATCCGCCTCTCTCGGGAGGAATGCGGCTGCGATTGCCGTTTGTACTGTGACCCTAGGCACTGCGGCTGCAGCCAGGCTGGTATTAAGTGCCAG GTGGATCGAATGTCTTTCCCGTGTGGCTGCTCTAGAGACGGCTGCGGCAACGTAGCAGGTCGTATCGAGTTCAACCCTCTCCGAGTCAGAACTCACTACCTGCACACCATCATGAAGCTGGACTTGGAGAAAAGGAGGATGCTGATACAAGGAGCTGGGGACCAGTATGCTGAATCTGACCCAACTTCTTCCCCCTCCTCCACTTGCCCCACTTCCCCGGACCTATCTTCCGTGGTTGGCCTGGACTCTGAGCTGGAGGAAAGCGAGGTGCACTCAGTTGTGGAGGTTCAAGATCTCCTGGCAGAGCAGGATATTCTGGAGCAAGAGAACGAGACAGCTGTGCTGCACCTGCAGAGCgcagaggagcaggagaggagggagagggaggaggcTGAAGGGGAAACGGTGCAGCCAGAGCTGAGCGCTGCTGGTCTCACAGAGCAGCCTCTCTGCCTCCTACCCAGTGCCTTGGGAGGGGAGATATCTGAGGCGGCGGAGGTGCCCGGTGTGGAGCAGGTCCTCCTCCAGGGACCTTTCCCCACAGGTGCTACCGTGTTGTGCATCACTGACAACCAGGAGGAGAGCCCCTCTGACCTCCTCAAAGACTCCACTTCCCTGCTCTACTATCAGCTCAGTCCCATAGAGCCTGCAGCCTTTCAAACGCTGcccagagcagaggaggaggagcaggcgAGAGAACTTGATGTAGGAGGAGATGAGTTTGTGGAGAGGAAACaagatggaggagaggagaggaaggaggataaacatgaagacaacaccTTCAGGCAGAGTTTGAGCAAGTCTTTGACCAATGTGATCCTGTGCTCAGAGGAATGTGTGGCAGTAGTGAAGGAGACGCCCCCCAGTCCTCAACCCATCCTCCCCGAAGAGCAGCGCCAAGAAGAGTCCTGCTTGGAGAAAGACGTCGTTCCACTGCCTCCTGAAGTTTAG
- the tfcp2 gene encoding transcription factor CP2 isoform X1, producing MAWALKLPLTDEVIESGLVQDFDASLSGIGQELGAGAYSMSDVLALPIFKQEESNLPADCDNKILPFQYVLCAATSPAVKLHDETLTYLNQGQSYEIRMLDNRKIGELPEITGKMVKSIIRVVFHDRRLQYTEHQQLEGWRWNRPGDRILDLDIPMSVGIIDPRANPTQLNTVEFLWDPSKRTSVFIQVHCISTEFTMRKHGGEKGVPFRIQIDTFKENESEEYTEHLHSASCQVKVFKPKGADRKQKTDREKMEKRAPQEKEKYQPSYETTILTECSPWPEVTYVNNSPSPGFNSTHNSFPVAEGNGSPNHQPELVIQVADNLLPTATPQDAQQWLHRNRFSPFCRLFTNFSGADLLKLTREDVIQICGPADGIRLFNALKGRVVRPRLTIYVCQESQQAREQQPKHENGDAAANTFFVYHAIYLEELTASELTEKIAQLFNISPRQINQIFKQGPTGIHVLVSDEMIQNFQDEVCFVLDTMKDDSNDGYHIILK from the exons ATGGCGTGGGCTCTGAAATTGCCTCTCACGGATGAAGTGATTGAGTCCGGACTGGTCCAGGACTTTGATGCCAGTCTCTCCGGCATTGGCCAGGAGCTTGGTGCTGGGGCGTACAGTATGAG CGATGTACTTGCCCTCCCCATCTTCAAACAAGAGGAGTCTAATCTGCCTGCAGACTGTGACAACAAAATCCTTCCCTTTCAGTATGTTCTGTGTGCAGCTACCTCGCCAGCCGTTAAACTGCATGATGAAACACTCACCTACCTCAACCAAG GGCAGTCCTATGAAATTAGAATGCTTGACAATCGGAAAATTGGGGAACTTCCTGAAATCACTGGCAAAATggtgaag AGCATTATTCGTGTGGTGTTTCATGACCGACGACTTCAGTACACAGAGCACCAGCAGCTAGAAGGCTGGCGCTGGAACAGGCCTGGGGATCGCATCCTCGACTTGG ATATTCCCATGTCAGTTGGAATAATCGACCCCAGGGCTAACCCTACTCAGCTTAACACTGTGGAGTTCCTTTGGGACCCATCAAAAAGAACCTCAGTTTTTATCCAG gTTCACTGCATCAGCACAGAGTTCACCATGCGCAAGCACGGAGGAGAAAAGGGCGTGCCTTTCCGCATCCAGATTGACACGTTTAAAGAGAATGAGAGCGAGGAGTACACAGAACATCTCCACTCTGCCTCCTGCCAGGTCAAAGTCTTCAAG CCTAAAGGAGCAGACAGGAAGCAGAAGACGGATCgggagaagatggagaagaggGCGCCGCAGGAAAAGGAGAAGTACCAGCCCTCCTATGAAACCACGATCCTGACAGAG TGCTCTCCCTGGCCTGAAGTCACATATGTCAACAATTCTCCCTCTCCTGGCTTCAATAGCACACACAACAGCTTTCCTGTTGCTGAAGG AAATGGATCACCAAACCATCAACCTGAGCTCGTCATTCAGGTAGCAGAt aatTTGTTACCCACAGCGACACCGCAGGATGCACAGCAGTGGCTTCATAGAAACCGCTTCTCACCCTTCTGCCGACTCTTCACCAACTTCTCAG GGGCAGACCTGTTAAAACTGACCAGGGAGGATGTTATTCAGATCTGTGGGCCAGCTGATGGTATCAGACTCTTCAATGCACTGAAGGGACG GGTGGTACGTCCAAGGCTGACCATCTATGTTTGCCAGGAGTCTCAGCAGGCACGGGAACAGCAACCAAAACACGAAAATGGGGATGCTGCTGCCAACACTTTCTTTG TATATCATGCTATTTACCTGGAGGAGCTCACTGCCAGCGAGCTGACAGAGAAGATTGCTCAGCTCTTCAACATCTCGCCCCGGCAGATAAATCAGATCTTTAAACAGGGCCCCACTGGCATTCATGTGCTGGTTAGTGATGAG atgatTCAGAACTTTCAAGATGaagtatgttttgttttagacACAATGAAAG ATGACTCAAATGATGGCTACCACATCATCCTGAAGTGA
- the csrnp2 gene encoding cysteine/serine-rich nuclear protein 2 isoform X1 — protein sequence MEAGSSLSLKRRYEEVDNSSPFSTPKDSDDDISSSDSADSCDSLNPPSSTAFTRKEQQETHVKATSILRQHKPSPGGKRVRFDVVTVYYFPRRQGFTSVPSQGGSSLGMARHHSSIRHYTLGEFAREQETSHRHTLRQHLRQEKLNARKMKLTRNGTVECAQADLLTLEDVSDEDLDVDGVEVDDCFFLQPLPTKRRRALLRASGIARIDAREKTELRAIRLSREECGCDCRLYCDPRHCGCSQAGIKCQVDRMSFPCGCSRDGCGNVAGRIEFNPLRVRTHYLHTIMKLDLEKRRMLIQGAGDQYAESDPTSSPSSTCPTSPDLSSVVGLDSELEESEVHSVVEVQDLLAEQDILEQENETAVLHLQSAEEQERREREEAEGETVQPELSAAGLTEQPLCLLPSALGGEISEAAEVPGVEQVLLQGPFPTGATVLCITDNQEESPSDLLKDSTSLLYYQLSPIEPAAFQTLPRAEEEEQARELDVGGDEFVERKQDGGEERKEDKHEDNTFRQSLSKSLTNVILCSEECVAVVKETPPSPQPILPEEQRQEESCLEKDVVPLPPEV from the exons ATGGAGGCAGGTTCGTCCCTCAGCCTCAAACGACGATATGAAGAGGTGGACAACAGCTCTCCATTCTCTACGCCCAAGGACTCTGACGATGACATCTCCAGCAGTGACAGCGCTGACAGCTGTGACAGCCTTAACCCACCCTCCAGCACCGCATTTACCCGTAAGGAACAGCAGGAGACACACGTTAAAG CCACCTCCATCCTCAGACAGCACAAGCCGTCTCCGGGGGGTAAGCGGGTACGTTTCGATGTGGTGACGGTGTATTACTTCCCCCGGCGGCAGGGCTTCACCAGCGTGCCCAGCCAAGGGGGCAGCTCGCTGGGCATGGCCCGCCACCACTCCTCCATCAGACACTACACGCTGGGAGAGTTTGCACGTGAACAGGAAACCAGCCACCGTCACACTTTGCGGCAACACCTGCGCCAGGAGAAGCTCAATGCTCGCAAGATGAAG CTGACGAGGAACGGCACGGTGGAGTGCGCTCAGGCAGACCTGCTGACTCTGGAGGACGTGTCAGACGAGGACCTGGACGTGGACGGCGTGGAGGTGGACGACTGCTTCTTCCTTCAGCCGCTGCCCACAAAGCGCCGTCGGGCCCTGCTGCGAGCCTCTGGTATCGCCCGCATAGACGCGCGAGAGAAAACCGAGCTCAGAGCCATCCGCCTCTCTCGGGAGGAATGCGGCTGCGATTGCCGTTTGTACTGTGACCCTAGGCACTGCGGCTGCAGCCAGGCTGGTATTAAGTGCCAG GTGGATCGAATGTCTTTCCCGTGTGGCTGCTCTAGAGACGGCTGCGGCAACGTAGCAGGTCGTATCGAGTTCAACCCTCTCCGAGTCAGAACTCACTACCTGCACACCATCATGAAGCTGGACTTGGAGAAAAGGAGGATGCTGATACAAGGAGCTGGGGACCAGTATGCTGAATCTGACCCAACTTCTTCCCCCTCCTCCACTTGCCCCACTTCCCCGGACCTATCTTCCGTGGTTGGCCTGGACTCTGAGCTGGAGGAAAGCGAGGTGCACTCAGTTGTGGAGGTTCAAGATCTCCTGGCAGAGCAGGATATTCTGGAGCAAGAGAACGAGACAGCTGTGCTGCACCTGCAGAGCgcagaggagcaggagaggagggagagggaggaggcTGAAGGGGAAACGGTGCAGCCAGAGCTGAGCGCTGCTGGTCTCACAGAGCAGCCTCTCTGCCTCCTACCCAGTGCCTTGGGAGGGGAGATATCTGAGGCGGCGGAGGTGCCCGGTGTGGAGCAGGTCCTCCTCCAGGGACCTTTCCCCACAGGTGCTACCGTGTTGTGCATCACTGACAACCAGGAGGAGAGCCCCTCTGACCTCCTCAAAGACTCCACTTCCCTGCTCTACTATCAGCTCAGTCCCATAGAGCCTGCAGCCTTTCAAACGCTGcccagagcagaggaggaggagcaggcgAGAGAACTTGATGTAGGAGGAGATGAGTTTGTGGAGAGGAAACaagatggaggagaggagaggaaggaggataaacatgaagacaacaccTTCAGGCAGAGTTTGAGCAAGTCTTTGACCAATGTGATCCTGTGCTCAGAGGAATGTGTGGCAGTAGTGAAGGAGACGCCCCCCAGTCCTCAACCCATCCTCCCCGAAGAGCAGCGCCAAGAAGAGTCCTGCTTGGAGAAAGACGTCGTTCCACTGCCTCCTGAAGTTTAG